The Mangifera indica cultivar Alphonso chromosome 8, CATAS_Mindica_2.1, whole genome shotgun sequence genome has a window encoding:
- the LOC123222991 gene encoding dCTP pyrophosphatase 1, which yields MSGVADGESVSLDLLKKKMDDFAKERNWERFHSPRNLLLAMVGEVGELSEIFQWKGEVAKGLPDWKEEEKVHLGEELSDVLLYLIRLSDMCGVDLGKAALRKVELNAIKYPAPSDKNNNAANDSV from the exons ATGTCTGGTGTTGCGGATGGAGAAAGTGTCTCTCTTGATCTTCTCAAGAAGAAGATGGATGATTTTGCCAAAGAACGCAACTGGGAACGCTTTCACAGCCCCAGAAACCTCCTTTTGGCTATG GTGGGTGAAGTGGGAGAACTGAGTGAGATATTTCAATGGAAAGGAGAGGTAGCAAAGGGATTGCCTGATtggaaagaagaggaaaaagtaCACCTTGGGGAAGAGCTCTCTGACGTTTTGCTCTATCTCATCAGGCTCTCTGACATGTGCGGCGTGGATTTGGGAAAAGCCGCTCTCCGTAAGGTTGAACTTAACGCCATTAAGTACCCAGCTCCATCAGACAAAAACAATAATGCCGCCAATGATAGTGTTTGA